The Metamycoplasma gateae genome window below encodes:
- a CDS encoding MATE family efflux transporter encodes MTKNVLTNKKKHYFKRLLPQSKIDWKLYFSKTWPIIIGEILFCLNGFLDNFMVSHIPSGIDALTYANTYTGIIYTIFFAIQGIAAMFVGQYYGKKDFDKVKQIMNLRIWMYLVITIVFSVVCWSTPDAMIRIIGGHQIRGAALNEARMYLMLICISWIITSFNFNTNMQLNETGHSNLAFASACFTLISNATINAILLYAFKGNAYYAAFGSIASALVCLTSDSLLTYYKDRAIFINIFKIYYITRPIAKQILRRIPAMLITIAAMITLPIRMIIWARAFPDDLQNGSGIGDKWMGINAVTILGLVESLASITSAITSACSSNVSFFVAGNLGKNNFEEAEKHAYALRGFHAISGFGMSLIMVGVIFGIAYSPATSRGTQEAIKHNIEFYLKNDNPQLINSVFESQIKSGTINTQIITNSQEFFQSIKGGNTNFNEDNLKIFFDNTNVNVWLEEMKKQVSLSFKRIFLFTCLTFILFNPLWCWFYTTAALPGAGGRNTIGSITMLSAHWLSFIWLIILTFAIIIPYRNYHQTSISLELAYFLFFLIDFVRFAIFEIVAAKVHWQRNITQEINKKDTIVA; translated from the coding sequence ATGACAAAAAATGTTTTAACAAATAAGAAAAAACATTATTTCAAAAGACTTCTACCTCAGTCAAAAATTGACTGAAAACTTTACTTTTCAAAAACTTGACCAATTATTATTGGTGAAATTTTATTTTGCTTAAATGGGTTTTTAGATAACTTTATGGTTAGTCATATCCCTTCAGGCATTGATGCTCTTACTTATGCAAATACATACACAGGTATAATCTATACAATCTTTTTTGCGATCCAAGGTATAGCGGCTATGTTTGTTGGACAGTATTATGGTAAAAAAGATTTTGATAAGGTAAAACAGATAATGAATTTACGTATCTGAATGTATCTTGTTATCACAATAGTTTTTTCTGTTGTATGTTGGTCAACACCTGATGCAATGATTAGAATAATTGGCGGGCATCAAATAAGAGGTGCGGCGCTGAATGAAGCAAGAATGTATTTAATGCTAATTTGTATTTCTTGAATAATAACATCATTTAACTTCAACACAAATATGCAATTAAATGAAACTGGACATTCTAATTTAGCATTTGCTTCAGCATGTTTTACACTAATAAGTAATGCGACAATAAATGCAATTTTATTATATGCTTTCAAGGGTAATGCATATTATGCTGCTTTTGGATCCATTGCTAGCGCATTAGTTTGCTTAACTTCCGATTCGTTGTTAACTTATTATAAGGATCGGGCAATATTTATTAACATATTCAAAATTTATTACATTACAAGACCTATTGCTAAACAGATTTTGCGTAGAATACCAGCTATGTTAATAACGATAGCCGCAATGATTACTTTGCCTATTAGAATGATAATATGAGCTAGAGCGTTTCCTGATGATTTACAGAATGGATCTGGTATAGGTGATAAGTGGATGGGAATTAATGCTGTAACTATTCTTGGATTAGTAGAAAGTTTAGCATCTATAACGTCAGCAATAACATCAGCTTGTTCTTCTAACGTTTCGTTCTTTGTAGCAGGAAATTTAGGCAAGAATAATTTTGAAGAGGCAGAAAAACATGCATACGCCTTAAGAGGTTTCCATGCGATATCAGGCTTTGGGATGTCGCTGATAATGGTTGGGGTTATATTTGGTATAGCTTATTCTCCTGCAACATCTCGAGGAACGCAAGAAGCTATTAAACACAATATTGAATTTTATTTAAAAAATGATAATCCGCAACTTATTAACTCTGTCTTTGAATCACAAATAAAATCAGGAACCATAAATACTCAGATAATTACAAACTCACAAGAATTCTTCCAAAGTATAAAAGGTGGAAATACAAATTTTAATGAAGACAATTTAAAAATTTTTTTTGATAATACAAATGTTAATGTTTGATTAGAAGAAATGAAAAAACAAGTATCGCTTTCTTTTAAAAGAATATTCTTATTTACCTGTTTAACTTTTATACTATTTAACCCTTTATGATGTTGGTTCTATACAACAGCAGCACTACCAGGAGCAGGAGGAAGAAATACAATTGGTTCTATAACAATGTTGTCAGCACACTGATTATCATTTATATGATTAATAATTCTTACTTTTGCAATAATAATTCCTTACAGAAATTATCATCAAACATCAATAAGTTTGGAACTTGCATACTTCTTATTCTTTTTAATAGATTTTGTAAGATTTGCTATTTTTGAAATAGTGGCTGCAAAAGTACATTGACAAAGAAATATAACTCAAGAAATAAATAAAAAAGATACTATTGTTGCGTAG
- the gyrB gene encoding DNA topoisomerase (ATP-hydrolyzing) subunit B, translating to MSEEKKYVASDIQVLEGLDPVRVRPGMYIGSTGYKGIHHLIWEILDNSVDEAMAGFASEINVTLHPNNFIEIEDNGRGMPVDIHPSTQKSAVETILTVLHAGGKFDSSNYKVSGGLHGVGASVVNALSDSFEVWVKRNGKLHYQKYENGGKPNEALKVIGEMDLNETGTRIKFHPDYTVMDRIDFDFGTISDHIKQVAYLNKGLKFNLIDLTKNTKKTFCFDGGIVDYVKELNKGKKTINSDVIYALGSFTDIDKLSDESKQSKKVDILVEVAFQYNEAYQSTVISYANNIQTTEGGTHESGFYDSIVRIFNKYAEENKLFKASEKISKEDSKEGLIAVISIKHSDPVFDGQTKSKFGSANARYATNKVVSEVLERYLAENPNIAKNIINKCLQSQRARLAANAAKEASRKKDGMEFSGLPGKLADCSSKNAEVRELFIVEGNSAGGSAKGGRNRSIQAILPLRGKVINAEKNDKVKFLSNQEIQTIIHALGTGIGEDFNINKLKYHKIIIMTDADVDGAHISTLLLTFFYRYLKPLIEYGFVYIAMPPLYKIVSGRTVEYAYNDLQKEEILSKLEDKKNISIQRYKGLGEMDAEQLWETTMNPETRKMLQVQINDAAVCDRVFTTLMGEEVEPRHDFIEENAKYVSNIDF from the coding sequence ATGTCTGAGGAAAAAAAATACGTCGCTAGTGATATACAGGTTTTAGAAGGTTTGGATCCTGTTCGTGTAAGGCCTGGTATGTACATTGGATCAACAGGTTATAAAGGTATACATCATTTAATTTGAGAAATACTGGATAACTCAGTCGATGAAGCTATGGCTGGATTTGCAAGTGAAATTAATGTAACATTACACCCAAATAATTTTATTGAGATTGAAGACAATGGCCGTGGTATGCCCGTCGATATTCATCCATCAACTCAAAAATCGGCAGTTGAAACAATTTTAACCGTTCTTCATGCTGGAGGTAAATTTGACTCAAGTAATTATAAAGTCAGTGGTGGTTTACACGGTGTTGGTGCATCGGTTGTTAATGCACTGAGTGATTCGTTTGAAGTTTGAGTAAAAAGAAATGGTAAGCTACATTATCAAAAATACGAAAATGGTGGCAAACCTAATGAAGCATTAAAAGTTATTGGAGAAATGGATTTAAATGAAACTGGTACCAGAATAAAATTCCATCCAGATTATACAGTTATGGACAGAATTGATTTTGACTTTGGAACTATTAGTGACCACATTAAACAAGTAGCTTATCTTAACAAGGGTCTAAAATTTAATCTAATTGATTTAACAAAAAATACAAAAAAAACATTTTGTTTTGACGGTGGAATTGTCGACTATGTAAAAGAACTTAACAAAGGCAAAAAAACAATTAACTCTGACGTTATATATGCACTTGGATCATTTACCGACATTGACAAACTGAGTGATGAGAGTAAGCAATCTAAAAAAGTAGATATTTTAGTTGAGGTTGCATTCCAATACAATGAGGCTTATCAGTCAACAGTTATTTCTTATGCAAATAATATCCAAACAACTGAAGGCGGAACACACGAAAGTGGGTTCTATGATTCCATTGTTAGAATTTTTAATAAATATGCAGAAGAAAATAAATTGTTTAAAGCAAGTGAAAAAATAAGTAAGGAAGATTCAAAAGAAGGATTAATAGCTGTTATCTCTATTAAACATAGCGATCCTGTTTTTGATGGTCAAACGAAATCTAAATTCGGTTCTGCAAACGCGCGTTATGCAACAAATAAAGTGGTTTCAGAAGTCTTGGAAAGATATCTAGCTGAAAATCCTAATATTGCAAAAAATATTATTAATAAATGCTTACAATCGCAAAGAGCAAGATTAGCTGCTAATGCCGCTAAAGAAGCTTCAAGAAAAAAAGATGGTATGGAATTTAGTGGACTACCCGGAAAATTAGCAGACTGCTCATCCAAAAATGCTGAGGTTAGAGAACTGTTTATTGTTGAGGGTAATTCTGCTGGTGGTTCAGCTAAGGGTGGTAGAAACAGATCTATTCAAGCTATATTACCATTAAGAGGTAAAGTAATTAATGCTGAAAAAAATGATAAGGTTAAATTCTTATCAAATCAAGAAATTCAAACTATTATTCATGCATTAGGAACGGGAATTGGAGAAGATTTTAATATCAATAAGTTAAAATATCACAAAATTATCATTATGACCGATGCTGATGTCGACGGTGCTCATATTTCTACATTATTATTAACATTCTTCTATCGTTATTTAAAACCATTAATTGAATATGGCTTTGTATATATTGCTATGCCTCCATTATATAAAATTGTTTCGGGAAGAACGGTTGAATATGCTTACAACGATTTACAAAAAGAAGAAATTCTTTCTAAACTAGAAGATAAGAAAAATATTTCAATTCAACGTTATAAAGGGTTAGGTGAAATGGATGCTGAACAACTATGAGAAACAACTATGAATCCAGAAACAAGAAAAATGCTTCAAGTTCAAATTAATGATGCAGCTGTTTGTGATCGTGTATTTACAACATTAATGGGTGAAGAGGTTGAACCTCGTCATGATTTTATTGAAGAAAATGCAAAATATGTTTCAAATATTGATTTTTAA
- a CDS encoding LemA family protein — translation MLFDSRTPQASSGFRPNVDNTIKHPEVSGGQKFLYVLLFILTLGLFIIAVIKRKNFLLAEINRVQEASSLIQAAEKKRRATLIKQLDAVKGYAEFENKTQTEIAKLRSKLTSLENENDAVKLSQELNTIQAGLSLQFEQYPNLKADRSFLQFQTEIAIQEDEIYATIRNYNSITRRFNSEIYQFWTNIVAKKIGAYNQPLFQATEAERQDVDTSSLTGRF, via the coding sequence ATGTTATTTGATTCAAGAACACCACAAGCTTCATCTGGTTTTAGACCAAATGTTGATAATACAATTAAACATCCCGAAGTTTCAGGCGGTCAAAAATTTTTATATGTTTTGTTATTTATACTTACATTAGGGCTATTCATAATAGCAGTTATTAAAAGAAAAAACTTTTTACTAGCTGAGATTAATAGAGTTCAAGAAGCTTCATCCTTAATTCAAGCAGCAGAAAAGAAAAGAAGAGCTACTCTTATTAAACAATTGGATGCTGTAAAGGGTTATGCTGAATTTGAAAACAAAACTCAAACAGAAATCGCTAAATTACGTTCAAAATTAACTAGTCTAGAAAATGAAAATGATGCAGTTAAATTATCGCAAGAACTAAATACAATTCAAGCAGGTTTAAGTCTTCAATTTGAACAATATCCAAATTTAAAAGCAGATAGATCATTCTTACAATTCCAAACAGAAATAGCAATTCAAGAAGATGAAATTTATGCAACAATAAGAAATTACAATTCTATAACCAGAAGATTTAACTCGGAAATATACCAATTCTGAACAAATATAGTCGCTAAAAAAATTGGTGCATATAACCAACCATTATTCCAAGCTACAGAGGCAGAAAGACAAGATGTTGATACTTCGAGTTTAACAGGGAGATTTTAG
- a CDS encoding phosphotransferase family protein, which produces MKLLENQGYTNTTYYDKEKSQFIKMKKFDSFNHKTPNEILNVFSFVPKTIYEDDTKVVNEWIFGKILDDKTVTNDQLKEIGKKLITLHNSKLKFYKENQIARRFKVYREQISKLGRKIPILDKHYKKLNLFLKNIDNSAPVHNDLWLFNFINNEKEIYITDWEYATMGDVHFDLAYFIESSNLSKEQESIFLEAYGDDFEPKYLLAHKIIANALITLWINKHDVIPFDDSLYLKRVDNLIIEYDKKYKI; this is translated from the coding sequence ATGAAATTATTAGAAAATCAAGGTTATACAAATACAACATATTATGATAAAGAAAAATCACAATTTATTAAAATGAAAAAATTTGATTCCTTCAATCACAAAACTCCAAATGAAATATTAAACGTTTTTTCATTTGTTCCTAAAACAATATACGAAGACGATACAAAAGTAGTAAACGAATGAATTTTTGGAAAAATATTAGACGATAAAACAGTTACAAATGATCAATTAAAAGAAATTGGTAAAAAGCTTATTACTTTGCATAATTCAAAATTAAAGTTTTACAAAGAAAATCAAATAGCTCGCCGTTTTAAGGTATATAGAGAACAAATTTCTAAATTAGGAAGAAAAATACCTATTTTAGATAAGCATTATAAAAAATTAAACTTATTTTTAAAAAACATTGATAATTCAGCTCCAGTTCATAATGATTTATGATTATTTAATTTTATAAATAATGAAAAAGAAATTTATATAACTGATTGGGAATATGCAACAATGGGTGATGTACATTTTGATTTAGCATATTTTATCGAATCATCTAATTTATCAAAAGAACAAGAAAGTATTTTTTTAGAAGCATATGGCGACGATTTTGAACCTAAGTATTTATTAGCTCATAAAATTATTGCTAATGCATTAATAACATTATGAATTAATAAACATGATGTTATTCCCTTTGATGATAGCCTTTATTTAAAAAGGGTTGATAACCTAATTATAGAATATGATAAAAAATATAAGATTTAA